One window of Alteriqipengyuania lutimaris genomic DNA carries:
- a CDS encoding sigma-54-dependent transcriptional regulator → MGASLFTPVRMTLVGAQHSVFRQAAHMARETGALVTMADDETAALDLLRRAGGDLVMIDVALDVRSFIANLRAERIVIPTIACGIDASAERAVAAVRGGARDYLPLPPDRDLIAAAIMSVASPPLEMVGSCKAIGEAIGFAKSMATSAAPMLIHGEPGTGKEVMARLIHAHSDRPGHFVTVECHGVAPEILESELFGHESGAFPGAVARRVGRLDEAEGGTIFLRGVEALVPALQARLLEVVQAADTCRNGASASACPGARLITSSSTDIRTLVDKGQFRADLLARLGLAEVRLPALRERGEDIMALARHFATHFSNLYDLSPREFDEEACRVLDAYSWPGNVRELEETVHRATLLARSGIIGPDALVHSNGARFEPVERNHDGSLPVQGLVGHTVAEVERELILHTLERCGGNRTSASSILGISVRTMRNKLKSFVQAGISVSPSH, encoded by the coding sequence ATGGGCGCCTCGCTATTCACCCCCGTTCGCATGACGCTGGTCGGCGCGCAGCACTCGGTCTTTCGCCAGGCCGCGCATATGGCGCGCGAAACCGGCGCGCTCGTGACGATGGCGGACGACGAGACAGCCGCGCTCGATCTCCTTCGCCGCGCAGGCGGCGACCTCGTGATGATCGACGTAGCGCTCGACGTGCGGAGTTTCATCGCCAACCTGCGCGCCGAACGCATCGTCATTCCGACCATCGCCTGCGGGATCGACGCGAGCGCCGAACGTGCCGTCGCCGCGGTGCGCGGCGGTGCACGCGACTACCTGCCGTTGCCGCCCGACCGCGATCTGATCGCCGCCGCGATCATGTCGGTCGCCAGCCCGCCGCTCGAAATGGTGGGGTCCTGCAAGGCGATCGGCGAAGCGATCGGTTTTGCCAAATCGATGGCGACCAGCGCCGCACCCATGCTGATCCACGGCGAGCCGGGCACCGGCAAGGAAGTGATGGCCCGCCTGATCCACGCGCATTCCGACCGGCCCGGCCATTTCGTGACCGTGGAGTGCCACGGCGTCGCGCCCGAAATCCTCGAATCCGAGCTTTTCGGCCATGAAAGCGGCGCGTTTCCGGGCGCGGTCGCGCGGCGCGTGGGACGATTGGACGAAGCCGAAGGCGGGACGATATTCCTGCGCGGCGTGGAAGCTCTAGTGCCCGCTCTGCAGGCGCGGCTGCTGGAGGTCGTGCAGGCCGCGGACACGTGCCGCAATGGTGCTTCCGCAAGCGCTTGCCCAGGCGCGCGGCTCATCACCAGTTCGAGCACCGATATCCGCACGCTGGTCGACAAGGGCCAGTTCCGAGCCGACCTGCTCGCGCGGCTGGGCCTCGCCGAGGTCCGCCTGCCCGCGCTGCGCGAAAGAGGGGAGGACATCATGGCCCTCGCGCGGCATTTCGCCACGCATTTCTCCAATCTCTACGACCTGTCGCCTCGCGAATTCGACGAGGAGGCATGCAGGGTGCTCGATGCCTATTCGTGGCCGGGCAACGTCCGCGAGCTGGAAGAAACCGTGCATCGAGCCACCCTGCTCGCGCGGTCCGGCATTATCGGACCGGACGCCCTCGTTCACAGCAATGGCGCACGGTTCGAGCCCGTGGAGAGGAATCACGATGGCAGTCTGCCTGTGCAGGGCCTTGTCGGTCACACAGTCGCCGAGGTGGAGCGCGAGCTGATCCTCCACACGCTGGAGCGGTGCGGCGGCAATCGCACCTCCGCGTCCTCGATCCTTGGCATTTCGGTGCGCACCATGCGCAACAAGCTCAAGAGCTTCGTCCAGGCGGGTATTTCCGTCTCGCCCTCCCACTAA
- a CDS encoding flagellar basal body protein — translation MSDMSPALMRGIGVAMRHLSDRQQVIAQNIANGDTPGYKAREVEAPSFAGLVDANGATRVARPTVRISAEMRALGASQQTSGAIVLDQNTVETKPDGNNVTLEEQVLKLGAVQSEFAAMTNLYRKQMQMMKIATGRGGNG, via the coding sequence ATGAGTGACATGAGTCCAGCCCTTATGCGCGGCATCGGGGTCGCCATGCGACATCTTTCCGATCGCCAGCAGGTGATCGCGCAGAACATCGCCAATGGCGATACGCCCGGCTACAAGGCCCGCGAAGTCGAAGCGCCCAGCTTTGCGGGGCTGGTCGATGCGAACGGCGCGACCCGCGTTGCGCGGCCCACGGTCCGGATCAGTGCGGAAATGCGCGCATTGGGCGCAAGCCAACAGACCTCGGGTGCGATCGTCCTCGATCAGAACACGGTCGAGACGAAGCCCGACGGCAACAATGTGACGCTGGAAGAGCAGGTGCTGAAACTGGGTGCGGTGCAATCGGAATTCGCCGCAATGACCAACCTCTACCGCAAGCAGATGCAGATGATGAAGATCGCCACCGGACGCGGCGGCAACGGCTAG
- a CDS encoding flagellar protein FlgN, which yields MIDSMLDTANSLASLMTEETDALGERGRLADHEELVAAKRRLVAQLEAEIVRLNREVPAWMDDLDEDQDAALSQAMATLRDAAISNVAVVDRQLTLSNDLIEAVAAEARRLTGNAGCSYLGSGSMMLREGTSPISVNTQL from the coding sequence ATGATCGATAGCATGCTCGATACCGCCAACTCGCTCGCCTCGTTGATGACCGAGGAGACCGATGCGCTTGGCGAACGGGGCCGCCTTGCGGACCACGAGGAACTGGTTGCAGCCAAGCGTCGCCTGGTGGCGCAGCTCGAAGCCGAGATCGTGCGGCTCAATCGCGAGGTCCCGGCGTGGATGGACGATCTGGACGAAGATCAGGATGCGGCCCTGTCGCAAGCGATGGCCACGCTGCGCGATGCGGCGATCTCGAATGTCGCTGTGGTCGATCGCCAACTGACCCTGTCGAACGATCTCATCGAAGCGGTCGCGGCCGAAGCCCGTCGGCTTACCGGCAATGCGGGGTGCAGCTATCTCGGCAGCGGATCGATGATGCTGCGCGAGGGCACCAGCCCCATCTCGGTCAACACGCAGCTCTGA
- a CDS encoding flagellar motor switch protein FliG yields the protein MAATLVEPAELKKFSGPQRAAALMLALGQEYGAPIWEQLNNDEIKELSAGISQLGRLPAVAVEHLLVQFSSEVSSMASLHGSFETTERLLNGILDKDKVREIMEDIRGPSGRTMWDKLSNVNEAVLAAYLRNEYPQTVSVILTKLRPEHAARVISELPNDFATDVIQRMLRMEPVQKEIVAEIEQTLKSEFMTNLARSQKRDPHEVMAEVFNALDRTTEEEMLTALEACNPESAERIRALMFTFEDLANLLPASIAMIVKNADKREMALALKGAPEEMRQLFMGAMTERAAKMLREDMSAMGPVRARECEEAQTALVRLAKSLADRGEIVLVDPKSDESMIY from the coding sequence ATGGCCGCCACTCTTGTAGAGCCAGCCGAGCTCAAGAAATTTTCCGGACCGCAGCGTGCGGCCGCGCTGATGCTTGCTTTGGGCCAGGAATACGGAGCGCCCATCTGGGAGCAGCTGAACAACGACGAGATCAAGGAGCTGTCCGCGGGGATCTCGCAGCTCGGTCGCCTGCCCGCCGTCGCGGTGGAGCACCTGCTGGTGCAGTTCAGCAGCGAAGTCTCCAGCATGGCGTCGCTGCACGGCTCCTTCGAAACGACCGAGCGTCTGCTCAACGGCATCCTCGACAAGGACAAGGTCCGGGAGATCATGGAGGACATCCGGGGTCCCTCCGGCCGCACGATGTGGGACAAGCTGTCCAACGTCAACGAGGCGGTCCTCGCCGCATACCTTCGCAACGAGTATCCGCAGACGGTCTCGGTGATCCTGACCAAGCTGCGACCCGAACATGCGGCAAGGGTGATTTCCGAACTACCGAACGACTTCGCAACCGACGTCATCCAGCGCATGCTGCGGATGGAACCCGTGCAGAAGGAAATCGTCGCCGAGATCGAGCAGACGTTGAAAAGCGAATTCATGACCAATCTGGCGCGCTCGCAGAAACGCGATCCGCACGAGGTCATGGCCGAAGTGTTCAACGCCCTCGACCGCACGACCGAAGAGGAGATGCTCACGGCACTCGAGGCCTGCAATCCGGAATCGGCCGAACGCATTCGCGCGCTGATGTTCACCTTCGAAGATCTGGCCAACCTGCTGCCCGCATCCATCGCCATGATCGTCAAGAATGCCGACAAGCGCGAGATGGCGCTGGCACTGAAAGGCGCGCCGGAGGAAATGCGTCAGCTGTTCATGGGTGCGATGACCGAGCGCGCCGCCAAGATGCTGCGCGAGGACATGAGCGCCATGGGTCCGGTCCGTGCGCGCGAATGCGAGGAGGCGCAGACCGCGCTCGTCCGTCTGGCCAAGTCGCTCGCCGATCGCGGAGAGATCGTGCTGGTCGATCCCAAGTCCGATGAATCGATGATCTACTGA
- a CDS encoding rod-binding protein: MTNALTAPLPSPTALPSAPDPSGASRTDIAKTAEEFEAVFLGEMSKLMLESVDLGDEFSGGHAEQIFRGILAEKLGGEIARTGGVGLAPAVMEQMIRMQEGSQ; this comes from the coding sequence ATGACGAACGCACTGACGGCGCCCTTGCCGAGCCCGACGGCTCTGCCATCGGCGCCCGATCCATCCGGCGCCTCGCGCACCGATATCGCGAAAACGGCAGAGGAATTCGAAGCCGTCTTCCTCGGCGAAATGTCCAAGCTGATGCTCGAAAGCGTCGACCTGGGCGACGAGTTTTCCGGCGGCCATGCGGAGCAGATCTTCCGCGGGATACTTGCGGAAAAACTGGGCGGCGAAATCGCCCGGACCGGCGGCGTGGGTCTCGCCCCGGCCGTCATGGAACAGATGATCAGAATGCAGGAGGGATCGCAATGA
- a CDS encoding FliH/SctL family protein: protein MSFHENIQARPFAFDRTFTLPVREAARQYRRKTDASELAHDVETLRRQIERLEQGHAEELARTRSEAFEAGRNHAAADREAAILCALDAMQASLEEIWEQHDEMRVQAEADATEVALVAAEALAGRAIAREPGGAVDEAIGRALAQVGRGQEIEVTVHPDLVDDIEARIALRQCRDRRKLCLVVSADPSLRPGDAVLNWERGGVRMDAASRRQAVLDELAPLLASQN from the coding sequence ATGTCGTTTCACGAGAACATCCAGGCGCGCCCGTTTGCCTTCGACCGCACGTTTACGCTTCCGGTGCGCGAAGCGGCGCGGCAGTATCGCCGCAAGACCGATGCGTCCGAGCTGGCGCATGACGTGGAGACCCTGCGCCGCCAGATCGAACGGCTGGAACAAGGCCACGCCGAAGAGCTGGCGCGCACCCGCTCCGAAGCCTTCGAAGCCGGTCGCAATCACGCCGCAGCCGATCGCGAAGCGGCCATCCTGTGCGCGCTCGACGCGATGCAGGCGTCGCTGGAGGAGATTTGGGAGCAGCACGACGAGATGCGCGTGCAGGCGGAGGCCGATGCGACCGAGGTCGCGCTGGTAGCTGCGGAAGCGCTCGCCGGACGTGCCATTGCACGCGAGCCCGGCGGTGCCGTCGACGAGGCGATCGGTCGCGCCCTTGCCCAGGTCGGGCGCGGGCAGGAAATCGAAGTGACCGTCCATCCCGATCTGGTCGACGATATCGAGGCGCGCATCGCGCTTCGCCAGTGCCGCGACCGGCGCAAGCTGTGTCTCGTCGTCTCCGCCGACCCGTCACTTCGACCGGGCGACGCGGTGCTCAATTGGGAGCGCGGCGGCGTACGCATGGATGCCGCCAGCCGCCGCCAGGCGGTGCTCGACGAACTCGCCCCGCTGCTCGCGTCGCAGAATTGA
- the fliF gene encoding flagellar basal-body MS-ring/collar protein FliF, with product MGGVAVALLATLAAVALSGGSSDRMGYLYTDLDPSAAEAITEKLRAQNVPFSLSGDGTAVLAPEDQLPELRMSMAGEQLGGAIGYEVLDTQQAFGVSSSREKMNETRAIEGELARSIGTLQSITNARVHIVMPERALFAPEARKASASVTVKTRGRLSSGNVEAIRHLVASAVPELSPEAISIVDQTGALLARAGEAGEAGASQADERQIATEARIRSQIEALVEPIVGVGKVRAEVSAEIDRDQTREEAQIFDPDTQVIARQISVESGDQSRENSGADDGVTIGAQLPEGADVGGIGGDSRESARNETSEDITFQNSSRRTLTTRAPGKVSRLTVAVMVDGGEQGLPAEQVQRLTRLVENAVGYDAERGDSVIVESMAFAQPDEIADADESLWSQLPVNQLFDLGKLLMIAAVGLLILRMLKPKPDPALAGVLPAPGQDVIDLTPQPRDGEEYDPEQLENDGTPALKGPQLDDEIALAQVEGSLKASALKKIGDAISASPSESAAVVRQWLSA from the coding sequence ATGGGTGGCGTGGCGGTGGCGCTGCTCGCCACGCTGGCAGCCGTCGCCCTGAGCGGCGGTTCATCCGACCGGATGGGCTATCTCTACACCGATCTCGACCCTTCCGCGGCCGAGGCGATCACCGAGAAGCTGCGCGCGCAGAACGTGCCCTTCTCGCTCTCGGGCGACGGCACCGCGGTGCTGGCCCCCGAAGACCAGCTGCCCGAACTGCGGATGAGCATGGCCGGTGAGCAGTTGGGTGGCGCGATCGGCTACGAGGTGCTCGACACCCAGCAGGCCTTCGGCGTCTCCTCCTCGCGCGAGAAGATGAACGAGACGCGCGCGATCGAGGGCGAACTGGCCCGGTCCATCGGGACGCTTCAATCGATCACCAATGCCCGCGTCCATATCGTCATGCCCGAACGCGCGCTGTTCGCGCCCGAAGCGCGCAAGGCGAGTGCATCGGTGACCGTCAAGACCCGCGGGCGGCTGTCGTCGGGCAATGTCGAGGCGATCCGCCATCTGGTCGCTTCCGCCGTGCCCGAACTTTCTCCCGAAGCGATTTCCATCGTCGACCAGACCGGTGCCCTGCTGGCGCGTGCCGGCGAGGCGGGCGAAGCCGGTGCAAGCCAGGCGGACGAGCGCCAGATTGCCACCGAGGCCCGCATCCGCAGCCAGATCGAGGCACTGGTGGAACCGATCGTGGGCGTCGGCAAAGTGCGTGCCGAGGTCTCTGCGGAGATCGATCGCGACCAGACGCGTGAAGAGGCCCAGATCTTCGATCCCGACACACAGGTGATTGCACGCCAGATCTCGGTCGAATCGGGCGATCAGAGCCGCGAGAACTCGGGCGCCGACGATGGCGTGACCATCGGCGCGCAGCTGCCCGAAGGGGCGGATGTCGGCGGCATCGGCGGCGATAGCCGCGAGAGCGCGCGCAACGAGACGTCCGAGGATATCACCTTCCAGAACAGCAGCCGCCGCACTCTGACCACGCGCGCGCCGGGCAAGGTTTCACGCTTGACGGTGGCGGTCATGGTCGATGGCGGCGAACAGGGCCTTCCCGCCGAACAGGTGCAGCGACTGACCCGCCTGGTCGAGAATGCCGTGGGCTACGATGCGGAGCGCGGCGACAGCGTGATCGTGGAAAGCATGGCCTTCGCGCAGCCCGACGAAATCGCCGATGCCGACGAGAGCCTGTGGTCGCAGCTTCCGGTCAATCAGCTGTTCGATCTCGGCAAGCTGCTGATGATTGCGGCGGTCGGCCTGCTCATCCTGCGCATGCTGAAGCCCAAGCCCGACCCGGCGCTCGCCGGGGTTCTGCCCGCCCCCGGACAGGACGTGATCGACCTGACGCCCCAGCCCCGCGACGGCGAAGAGTACGATCCCGAACAGCTCGAAAACGACGGGACCCCGGCCCTGAAGGGCCCCCAGCTCGACGATGAAATCGCCCTCGCGCAGGTGGAAGGCAGCCTCAAGGCTTCGGCGCTCAAGAAGATCGGCGACGCCATCAGCGCCAGCCCCAGCGAGTCCGCCGCCGTCGTGCGCCAGTGGCTTAGTGCCTGA
- the fliN gene encoding flagellar motor switch protein FliN yields the protein MTQVQDDSAATEIAEDVLADAPAQAPADAPAFVDLPTLGEAGPSGELEDLTAYVGDDGPLGLEAVHEVPVKMQAVLGRARMTVSELMQIAPGRVVELDRKVGEPVDIFVSNRLIARGEVVLIDRALGVTLTEIVHEDD from the coding sequence ATGACCCAAGTGCAAGATGACAGCGCCGCAACCGAGATTGCGGAGGACGTGCTGGCCGACGCTCCGGCGCAAGCTCCTGCCGACGCACCCGCCTTCGTCGACCTGCCGACCCTCGGCGAGGCCGGACCCTCCGGAGAGCTGGAGGATCTGACCGCTTATGTGGGCGACGACGGTCCCCTCGGCCTCGAGGCCGTGCACGAAGTGCCGGTGAAGATGCAGGCAGTGCTGGGCCGCGCCCGGATGACCGTTTCCGAACTGATGCAGATCGCGCCTGGCCGCGTCGTCGAGCTCGACCGCAAGGTCGGCGAGCCGGTCGACATCTTCGTCAGCAACCGGCTGATCGCCCGCGGCGAGGTCGTGCTGATCGACCGCGCGCTGGGCGTGACTCTCACCGAAATCGTGCACGAAGACGACTGA